Genomic window (Gammaproteobacteria bacterium):
TGTTCCTGCTGCACGCCATCGGCTCGAATGACTCCGCGGTGCGCTGCAATCCATGGCTCGGGAAGTACATCTTCCCGAATTCCATGCTGCCCTCGATCCGGCAGATCGGCGCAGCCAGCGAGCGCCTGCTGGTCATGGAGGACTGGCACAACTTCGGCGCCGACTACGACAGGACGCTGATGGCCTGGCAGCGGCGGTTCACTGCCGCCTGGCCCACGCTGCGGCGGCACTACGATGAAACCTTCCGCCGCATGTGGAACTTCTACCTGCTCAGTTGCGCCGGGTACTTCCGTGCGCGCCAGGCACAGCTGTGGCAGGTGGTGTTTTCCCGCGACGGGCTGCCGGGTGGCTACCGGGTCGCGGCAGGCATCCGCTGACGGTCAACCGCCGCCGGACACGCGCTGCACGCCGAGAACCACCCCGGTGATGTAGGAAGCGACCCAGATGACCCAGACCGGCAGCGCCAGCCTGTGGAATCCTGCCAGCCAGGCCTGGCGGTGCTGGATCAGCGCCAGCGTGCCGAAGAGGGTCAGCAGCCCCATCAGGCCCAGCGCCGCGTAGCCGCTGATGGTGTGCAGGTCCCAGCGGATCGTCTCTACCCGCGCCCCCATGAGTTTGGTGGCCAGCGCATCGGCGGCCAGCGCACACCAGAACACCAGGATGGTGGCCGGCATCAGCAGCTTCGCGCGCCAGCTGAGCCATACAGCGGTGCTGTACAGGATGAGTGCCAGGGTAATGAGGACGACGGAGAGCAGGATCAGGTTGGACATGGTGGGGCTCGTGATGACTGTCAGCCGGTGACGTAGCTCTGCAGCTGGGTGATGGTGAATTCCTGTTCCTCGATCGTCGCCTTGACCAGGTCGCCGATCGACACGATGCCGACGACACGCTTCTGGTGCAGCACCGGCAGGTGGCGCAGCCGGTGTTCGGTCATCAGTGCCATGCACTCGGCCACGGAGCGGTCGGGTGACACGCACATCACCTTGCTGGTCATGATATCCCGCACGGCGGAGTCCCGCGAGGCACGGCCGATGAGCACGACCTTTCGCGCATAGTCGCGCTCGGTGAAGATACCGACGAGTTTCTCGCCTTCGAGCACCGCCACGGCGCCGATGTCGTGCTTCGCCATCACGCCCAGCGCCTCGAGCACGGTATCGGTCGGCTTGACGGACCAGAGCTCGCGGCCCTTGCTGCCCAGGATGTCAGCGACGGTCTGCATGGCATTGCCCCCTTGTACGCATGAATGTCCTGCCTGAAGGGATAATCCACCATGACCGCGGGTCGGGCAAGCCGGGTGGTCATGTTGCGGACGGCCGGTTCCCCGCCACGCTGCGGGGGGAGCGACCCTGTCTGGTGGCGGCCCCCGCGCTCGCCGCTGCCGGTACCGTCGGCGCGCAGCAGTGCGATCCGCCTTCGCGCCCGGCACGCCGACCGACTAGAATCCGGGGCTGGTTTCCCATGGAGTGCTGCGGTTGAGCCAGATCGGCCACATCCTGCTGAAGGGCCTGGTCGCCATCCTGCCGATCGGCCTGACCATCTACCTGATCTACTGGCTGGGCATCACTACGGAGACCGTGCTCTCCGGCCCGATCCGCTGGTTCATCCCGCAGGAGAGCTACATCCCGGGCATGGGCCTGGCCGCGGGCTTCGTGGTGCTGTTCATCGCCGGGCTGCTCGTCAATGCCTACATCGTCCGGCGCAGCATGAATGTGGTCGAGGCCCTGGTGTTGCGCGTTCCGGTGGTGAAGACCGTGTACGGCGCGTTGCGCGATGTCACCCGGCTCGTCAATACGGATGGCCGCAAGGGCGACCTCGAGCGCGTGGTGATGGTGGATATCGGGCCGGGACGCGTCATGGGATTCGTCACCCAGGAGCATGCATCCCTGCCCGGTGCCTGTTCGGGCGAGGACCTGGTTGCCGTTTACCTGCCGATGAGCTACCAGATCGGCGGCTATACCCTGTACCTGCCGAGGAGCCGCATCGAGCCGATCGACCTGAGCGTGGAGGCGGCGATGCGCATCGTGCTGACCGGCGGCCTGCAGCGCTAGGCGCCACCAGAGGAGACGAGCATGACGACAGCCATCCACCCGGAATACGGCAGCTTCCCCCGGCCCAGTCACGATGAGGCGGCACGCCAGCGCTACGCCATGGGCCTGCGCCAGTACCTGTTCGGGCCGCTGCGCGAGGCCGTCGGCCGTGCCTTCTACGGTGCCGTCGCCCCCGCCTTCGAGGCACGCGAGGGGCGGCCGCTGGCGGACCGCCGTGATGCGCGCCGAGAGATCCTGGGACTGCCGGCCTACCAGTACTTCTCCGACCTGCACCGCATCAGCCAGGAGATGATCTGGAACAGCGTGCTGGACACGCTGGAGCGTACCGATGACCAGCTGCGCGGGAGTTTCCGTGCCCTGCGCGGGCGCACACGGGGCACGCTGCGGCTCGACCCGCAGCTGGAGATCCCGCGTTACCTCAGCGCGGTGGATATCCACTGCATGCCGGGAGGCTATCCGCGGTCCGACGGCGATGAAGACCTCGTCGCCGGGGCGCTGTACGACCGGGGCGGCTATCTCTACAGCCCCGGCAGCGGGCCGCAGCGCGGTGGCCTCGGCTACTCGAGCCTGGCCTTCCTGCGGCGGGTGCTGCCGGATTTCCGCCCGAGGCGGATCGTCGACCTCGGCTGCGGCATCGGCGGGCCCACCCTCGTCTACAGCGAGGCGTTCCCGGACGCGGAGATCCACGCCGTCGACATCGGTGCCGGCATGCTTCGCTATGGCCATCTCCGGGCGGAGTCCTATGGCCACGCCATCCATTTCAGCCAGCAGGATGCGGCGCATACCCGTTTCGAGGCCGGCAGTTTCGACCTCGTGGTGTCGCATATCATGTTCCACGAGACCTCGGCCTCGGCCGCGCCCGCCATCCTGGCCGAGTGCCGGCGACTGCTGGCGCCCGGCGGCGTGATGCTTCACATCGACCTGCCACCGCCCGATCGCCTTCCCGACGTCTATACCCGCGTCATATTCGATGGCGATGCCTACTACAACAACGAACCCTTCTGGATGCGCATGCATGATCTGGACTGGCCCGCGATGCTGCAGGCCGCCGGCTTCGAGCCCGGGCGCACGCAGCTGGCCCTGACCCCGGTGCAGGTGCTGGTACCGCCCACGGCGGAGCACCCACAGGGGCGCTGGGTCGATGGGCCGTTCGCATTGTCCGCCGTGTTCGCGAGCGTGGCGCCATGAGCCTGCG
Coding sequences:
- a CDS encoding CBS domain-containing protein produces the protein MQTVADILGSKGRELWSVKPTDTVLEALGVMAKHDIGAVAVLEGEKLVGIFTERDYARKVVLIGRASRDSAVRDIMTSKVMCVSPDRSVAECMALMTEHRLRHLPVLHQKRVVGIVSIGDLVKATIEEQEFTITQLQSYVTG
- a CDS encoding DUF502 domain-containing protein, with amino-acid sequence MSQIGHILLKGLVAILPIGLTIYLIYWLGITTETVLSGPIRWFIPQESYIPGMGLAAGFVVLFIAGLLVNAYIVRRSMNVVEALVLRVPVVKTVYGALRDVTRLVNTDGRKGDLERVVMVDIGPGRVMGFVTQEHASLPGACSGEDLVAVYLPMSYQIGGYTLYLPRSRIEPIDLSVEAAMRIVLTGGLQR
- a CDS encoding class I SAM-dependent methyltransferase, with the protein product MTTAIHPEYGSFPRPSHDEAARQRYAMGLRQYLFGPLREAVGRAFYGAVAPAFEAREGRPLADRRDARREILGLPAYQYFSDLHRISQEMIWNSVLDTLERTDDQLRGSFRALRGRTRGTLRLDPQLEIPRYLSAVDIHCMPGGYPRSDGDEDLVAGALYDRGGYLYSPGSGPQRGGLGYSSLAFLRRVLPDFRPRRIVDLGCGIGGPTLVYSEAFPDAEIHAVDIGAGMLRYGHLRAESYGHAIHFSQQDAAHTRFEAGSFDLVVSHIMFHETSASAAPAILAECRRLLAPGGVMLHIDLPPPDRLPDVYTRVIFDGDAYYNNEPFWMRMHDLDWPAMLQAAGFEPGRTQLALTPVQVLVPPTAEHPQGRWVDGPFALSAVFASVAP